In the Candidatus Cloacimonadota bacterium genome, GATTTTCCTCATATGCACAGTTCGTCCCTAATAGACCATTAATATTATATCGAGGTAAAAACAATAACCTTTATACAATTGATTATAATGGTTCAAATATTAACAAAATAAGTGATACTCTGGAAGTAAAGCAGGAATTTCCTGCACTATCTTTAGATGGTTACAAGGTAGTATTTATCTCTGAAGATGATCTCTTTTATGTAAATATGGATGGTTCGAATCTAAAAAGACTTACATATACGAATAATGTATTTGAAAGACAACCATCCTTTGCACCTGATGGAAATGAAGTTATATATGATTCATGGAATAGCATAAAAGATTGTTATCACATATGTACAATTGATTTAACAAATTTGGGAAAAGACACTTTATTAACAAGTAATTATTTCCTAAATTGGCCA is a window encoding:
- a CDS encoding PD40 domain-containing protein, with amino-acid sequence MKTRDNLKAVFKLSVIILSSILILLLSSCIFDENVYIDFYEDCLYMMNSDGSGLLKLLDGFSSYAQFVPNRPLILYRGKNNNLYTIDYNGSNINKISDTLEVKQEFPALSLDGYKVVFISEDDLFYVNMDGSNLKRLTYTNNVFERQPSFAPDGNEVIYDSWNSIKDCYHICTIDLTNLGKDTLLTSNYFLNWPHFSSDGETIYFTKSGTNEGLYSMNNDGSDIIKLISEISAGFPIEVSVNKLLGDYIKIGPK